A single window of Pyxidicoccus xibeiensis DNA harbors:
- a CDS encoding CBM96 family carbohydrate-binding protein translates to MSGWKVWQRVGKVVGATAGLMLLTHCGGAEEQTGAQAQPQEAESSKQAASSDACQPVVRHSDIWVRATEDTYATASQPDATHGSEQLLLVDGAPQLEAYLRFQVDPYLLQDVTLTQARLQLFATDGSSDGPALYRTSGSWDASTLTWNTRPARVGSALGDLGTVANNTYVEYDVTSAISSAGTYDFALVPTGGNGVDFQSLESFASQPQLILTVARTYCARRGTGGDVTWGHSRGGENDQYLRAMAMDPQGGFVAAADYFHSGNFGGQPLTSPYGFALVKYAASGAHQWSRVYVQSNLDSQLAATDITLTPLGNILVVGAYQGAPDFGAGPLPYINGSNWGFFVAKFAPDGDPVWSHGFAASGEGNNIRAYAASVATDANGSLIVTGDFTGWLNLGGAELESGESFSQYGMFLAKFSWEGAHLWSLAVPAGTSNPWSDSTLGREVVTNAEGRIYVGGQAGTGRLGAISDSTPFVAAYSPEGTLLWSRALYDANGHVESLAVMPDGGVAFAGAFQGSFSFAGTTLTSLPDSAGWSTMDGLLGVLSPTGADTWAKALGSSSYDIIHRLDADPSGNLSFALHTNGQVDLGGGVLSHPTQSGYFLARFTSSGAHRWSRVLAPELIPMGLETSPDGGTVLGGVFDRPVTVDSTTYPAPGGNDELLFLKLAP, encoded by the coding sequence ATGTCTGGGTGGAAGGTGTGGCAGCGGGTGGGCAAGGTGGTGGGCGCGACGGCGGGGTTGATGTTGCTGACCCATTGCGGCGGAGCGGAGGAGCAGACGGGAGCGCAGGCGCAGCCCCAGGAGGCGGAGTCCTCGAAGCAGGCGGCCAGCTCGGACGCCTGCCAGCCGGTGGTCCGGCACTCGGACATCTGGGTGAGAGCGACGGAGGATACGTACGCGACGGCGTCCCAGCCGGACGCCACGCATGGAAGCGAGCAGCTGCTGCTGGTGGACGGGGCGCCCCAGCTGGAGGCGTACCTGCGCTTCCAGGTCGACCCCTACCTCCTCCAGGACGTCACACTCACGCAGGCGCGGCTGCAGCTGTTTGCCACGGATGGCAGCAGCGACGGGCCGGCGCTCTACCGCACCAGCGGGAGCTGGGACGCGAGCACCCTGACGTGGAACACCCGCCCCGCGCGCGTGGGCAGCGCCCTGGGCGACCTGGGCACCGTCGCCAACAACACCTATGTCGAGTACGACGTGACCTCGGCCATCTCGAGCGCGGGCACCTACGACTTCGCGCTGGTGCCGACAGGGGGCAATGGCGTGGACTTCCAGTCGCTGGAGTCCTTCGCCAGCCAACCGCAGCTCATCCTGACCGTCGCCCGCACCTACTGCGCGCGCCGGGGCACGGGAGGGGACGTCACCTGGGGCCACTCCCGCGGCGGTGAGAACGACCAGTACCTGCGGGCCATGGCCATGGACCCGCAGGGCGGCTTCGTGGCCGCCGCCGACTACTTCCACAGCGGCAACTTCGGCGGGCAGCCCCTGACGTCGCCCTACGGGTTCGCCCTGGTGAAGTACGCCGCGAGCGGGGCGCACCAGTGGTCGCGCGTCTACGTCCAGTCCAACCTGGACAGCCAGCTTGCCGCCACCGACATCACCCTCACCCCGCTGGGAAACATCCTCGTGGTGGGCGCCTACCAGGGCGCTCCCGACTTCGGCGCGGGCCCCCTGCCCTACATCAACGGCTCCAACTGGGGGTTCTTCGTCGCCAAGTTCGCGCCCGATGGCGACCCCGTTTGGTCCCACGGCTTCGCTGCGTCCGGAGAGGGAAACAACATCCGGGCCTATGCGGCCTCGGTGGCCACCGATGCCAACGGCAGCCTCATCGTCACCGGTGACTTCACGGGCTGGCTGAACCTGGGCGGTGCGGAGCTCGAGTCCGGGGAGTCCTTCTCCCAGTACGGCATGTTCCTCGCGAAGTTCTCCTGGGAGGGCGCGCACCTGTGGTCGCTGGCGGTCCCCGCGGGCACCAGCAACCCCTGGAGTGACAGCACCCTGGGCCGGGAGGTGGTGACCAACGCGGAGGGGCGCATCTACGTCGGCGGCCAGGCGGGCACCGGCCGCCTCGGCGCCATCAGTGACTCGACGCCGTTCGTCGCCGCCTACAGTCCGGAGGGGACGCTGCTGTGGTCCCGCGCGCTCTACGACGCGAACGGGCACGTGGAGTCGCTCGCGGTCATGCCCGACGGCGGCGTGGCCTTCGCCGGCGCCTTCCAGGGCTCCTTCAGCTTCGCGGGCACCACGCTCACCAGCCTCCCGGACTCGGCGGGCTGGTCCACCATGGACGGCCTGCTCGGCGTGCTGTCGCCGACGGGCGCCGACACCTGGGCGAAGGCGCTGGGCAGCTCCAGCTATGACATCATCCACCGCCTCGACGCGGACCCTTCCGGGAACCTCTCCTTCGCGCTGCACACCAACGGCCAGGTGGACCTGGGGGGCGGCGTGCTGAGCCACCCCACGCAGAGCGGCTACTTCCTGGCGCGCTTCACCTCCTCGGGTGCGCACCGCTGGTCTCGCGTGCTGGCCCCGGAGCTCATCCCGATGGGACTGGAGACCTCGCCTGACGGCGGGACGGTGCTGGGCGGCGTATTCGACCGCCCCGTCACCGTGGACAGCACGACGTACCCCGCCCCCGGTGGCAACGACGAGCTGCTGTTCCTGAAGCTCGCCCCGTAG
- a CDS encoding GAF domain-containing sensor histidine kinase translates to MDEKMDVLPGYTLDALVRQGESAAVYRGVSATGRRVIVKLLRSQQPSPRELAELRHAFELGRELDSPAAVRTLSLEASGERFALVFEDTGGRFLDELLGAPMEVGRALDLAVGIAEALADLHGHGLIHKDVCPENLVVGPGPGHVQLTDFALASRSGSERSALLPMSRQVVGSLPYLSPEQTGRMHRPIDARTDLYSAGVVLYQVFTGQLPFHAEDPLGWIHSHLARMPRPPVELQPHLPAVVSELVLRLLAKAPEDRYPTAHALLIDLLNCRQQWTSNQRIEPFALVTGDALGQLRAPQLIKLREAELEQLRSAFERVVATKHPELFLVMGEAGVGKSSLMVQLRSTVLDKGGLFLTGKFDQQQEAPYAAFAYAFQALFQQLAEEEAPLKARWRERLDAALGASGQLIADLIPELRLVTGRLPEVAPLPPVEAQSRFLQVFRQLLEALTEEHPVTLFLDDLHWADEASLRLLQHLVSHPAPHPLLILGACRDRDRAPSDPLAVTLDQLEKGQTRVTELTLLPLSFEDCAHLIGEALGADPRTLAPLAALVCDKSHGNPFFTVQLLFALHRAGLVTFDRERSAWRWSAHRILALELSEDVLELMLDKLRRLPAVTQEALRLAACLGATVELEPLIVTSGFSEEALRTALDLAVREGLLLRLDGSYRFLHDRVQQAAYALLEPEARAATHLRIGRRLLAHTSPQLLSERVFTLVSQLNQGAHLIEAPDERIAIARLDLLAARRAKAASAYGAALRYIQAGLALLAPEPWTTEHDIAQSLYLEEAESELCAGNLDTAERVLTLLLSHARTPAERASAYRAQIDLHTTRGALGPAIDSASACLRQYGIELSPHPTLEQLGEMDRTVEQLLGEQAIEALLGLAPMRDADTEAAMSVLAAFLPTAYFYNPQLHHLVACQMMLLTLRHGLTSASAVGLTAYGFELVITHKQYARAASFARVALALVERHGLVADEAKVCLLVGVTLLPWVEPARSLYTFLERCLRAGRRAGDVFFVCLGLFHRCLLALAAGERLEEVERAARAAADFTRGVGNEPLLICAEIDQHFTQALRGRSPALPLERLEEAALAERVRRNPLFVSFWYRFHRLELHLVLGNRAAALAEARQLSGLIVSQRGQYPEAHAVFMVALALAAHGEEAPAEEQAQLRAELDGHHAFLKNLAAFCPANFLAFEALVTAEVARLHGRAEEAGENYERALRAALASGYVHYAALAGELAASFYRSRGLRTIAEAYLEEAWRAYQEWGAEAKLRQLEQLHPRLEERLSRVLPHHRYAEPAQLDARAMVHASQVLSQEIVLPRLLEKLLRSALEQAGAERGYLLTLEAGRPLVRVAAQLTESGIQVSVFGEPAAPGAELPGSLLSHVQRMRQPVLLDDASQPSPFSSDPYFASLRVHSVLCIPLVRQADLAGMLYLENNQLAGAFTSERILTLEVLAAQAAISLENARLYQAAEEAVRVRDDFLAIASHELKTPITAMKLQVQSIRRAMDTRENGAHTEDRLVPLLKAFERHVSRLAYLADEMLEVSRIKAGTLALALEELDLSRLVREQVDTVAERLKAVGCPVELELEETVVGRWDRIRLGRLVSSLLLNAMKFGAGCPITVRTRRTGDFARLEVQDRGGGVDRADQARIFERFEQAAPAHHYGGLGLGLYLARETVRAHGGTISVESALGAGATFVVDLPLSPPGPAGRGPAA, encoded by the coding sequence ATGGACGAAAAGATGGACGTGCTTCCCGGCTACACCCTGGACGCGCTCGTGCGTCAGGGGGAGAGCGCAGCTGTCTACAGGGGAGTGTCCGCTACCGGTCGCCGGGTCATCGTCAAGCTGCTGCGCTCCCAGCAGCCCTCTCCGAGAGAGCTCGCGGAGCTCCGCCATGCGTTCGAGCTCGGGCGTGAGCTCGACTCTCCAGCCGCGGTGCGCACGCTGTCCCTGGAAGCGTCTGGCGAGCGCTTCGCCCTGGTGTTCGAGGATACGGGAGGACGCTTCCTCGACGAGCTGCTCGGGGCTCCGATGGAGGTCGGCCGCGCGCTCGACCTGGCCGTCGGCATCGCCGAAGCGCTCGCCGACCTCCACGGCCACGGCCTCATCCACAAGGACGTCTGCCCGGAGAACCTGGTCGTCGGCCCTGGGCCGGGCCACGTCCAGCTGACCGACTTCGCCCTCGCCTCTCGCAGTGGGAGCGAGCGCTCGGCGCTGCTCCCCATGTCCAGACAGGTGGTGGGGAGCCTCCCGTACCTCTCGCCCGAGCAGACGGGTCGCATGCACCGTCCCATCGACGCGCGCACGGACCTCTACTCGGCGGGTGTCGTGCTGTACCAGGTGTTCACCGGTCAGCTGCCCTTCCACGCCGAGGACCCGCTCGGGTGGATTCACAGCCACCTCGCCCGCATGCCCCGCCCGCCCGTGGAGCTTCAGCCCCACCTGCCGGCCGTCGTGTCGGAGCTGGTGCTGCGCCTCCTGGCCAAGGCGCCCGAGGACCGCTACCCGACAGCGCACGCGCTGCTCATCGACCTCCTGAACTGCCGCCAGCAGTGGACCTCGAACCAGCGAATCGAGCCGTTCGCCCTCGTCACCGGCGACGCGCTCGGACAGCTGCGAGCACCTCAGCTCATCAAGCTTCGAGAGGCCGAGCTCGAGCAGCTGCGCTCCGCCTTCGAGCGGGTGGTGGCCACGAAGCACCCGGAGCTGTTCTTGGTGATGGGAGAGGCGGGCGTCGGCAAGTCGTCCCTGATGGTCCAGCTCAGGTCCACGGTCCTCGACAAGGGCGGCCTCTTCCTGACGGGCAAGTTCGACCAGCAGCAGGAGGCGCCCTACGCGGCCTTTGCCTACGCGTTCCAGGCCCTCTTCCAGCAGCTTGCCGAGGAGGAAGCGCCCCTCAAGGCCCGCTGGCGAGAGCGGCTGGATGCGGCGCTCGGTGCGAGCGGGCAGCTGATTGCCGACCTCATCCCCGAGCTGCGCCTGGTGACCGGGCGGCTGCCGGAGGTCGCGCCGCTGCCTCCCGTCGAGGCCCAGAGCCGCTTCCTCCAGGTGTTTCGACAGCTCCTGGAAGCGCTCACCGAGGAGCACCCGGTGACGCTCTTCCTCGACGACCTGCATTGGGCCGACGAGGCCAGCCTGCGGCTGCTCCAGCACCTGGTGTCACACCCCGCGCCCCACCCCCTCCTCATCCTCGGGGCCTGCCGCGACCGTGACAGGGCGCCGTCCGACCCGCTGGCGGTCACCCTCGACCAGCTCGAGAAGGGTCAGACGCGGGTGACGGAGCTCACCCTGCTCCCGCTGTCGTTCGAGGACTGCGCGCACCTCATCGGAGAGGCGCTCGGCGCCGACCCACGGACCCTCGCGCCGCTGGCGGCGTTGGTCTGCGACAAGAGCCACGGCAACCCCTTCTTCACCGTCCAGCTGCTCTTCGCGCTCCATCGCGCCGGCCTGGTCACATTCGACCGGGAGCGGAGCGCCTGGCGGTGGAGCGCCCACCGCATCCTCGCGCTGGAGCTGAGCGAAGACGTCCTCGAGCTGATGCTCGACAAGCTGCGACGCCTCCCAGCCGTCACGCAGGAAGCGCTCAGGCTCGCGGCCTGCCTGGGGGCGACTGTCGAGCTCGAGCCGCTCATCGTGACGAGCGGCTTCTCGGAGGAGGCCCTGCGCACCGCGCTGGACCTGGCCGTGCGCGAGGGGCTGCTCCTGCGCCTCGACGGCAGCTATCGCTTCTTGCACGACCGCGTGCAGCAGGCCGCCTACGCGCTGCTCGAGCCCGAGGCGCGTGCCGCCACGCACCTGCGCATCGGCCGCCGGCTGCTCGCGCACACCTCACCGCAGCTGCTGTCCGAGCGGGTGTTCACCCTGGTGAGCCAGCTCAACCAGGGCGCGCATCTGATTGAAGCGCCGGACGAGCGCATTGCCATCGCTCGGCTCGACCTGCTCGCCGCCAGGCGCGCCAAGGCCGCCTCCGCCTATGGCGCGGCGCTCCGCTACATCCAGGCGGGCCTGGCGCTGCTGGCTCCCGAGCCATGGACGACCGAGCATGACATTGCTCAGAGCCTCTACCTGGAAGAGGCCGAGAGCGAGCTGTGCGCCGGCAATCTGGACACGGCCGAGCGCGTCCTGACGCTCCTGCTTTCCCATGCGCGCACTCCCGCCGAGCGCGCCAGCGCCTACCGGGCGCAGATCGACCTGCACACCACCCGGGGCGCCCTGGGCCCGGCCATCGACAGCGCCAGCGCCTGCCTCCGCCAGTACGGCATCGAGCTGAGCCCCCATCCCACGCTCGAGCAGCTTGGGGAGATGGATCGCACCGTGGAGCAGCTCCTCGGGGAGCAGGCCATCGAAGCGCTGCTCGGCCTGGCCCCCATGCGAGATGCGGACACGGAGGCCGCCATGAGCGTGCTGGCCGCCTTCCTGCCGACGGCCTACTTCTACAACCCCCAGCTGCACCACCTGGTGGCGTGCCAGATGATGCTCCTCACCCTCCGGCATGGACTGACGTCCGCCTCCGCGGTGGGGCTCACCGCCTACGGCTTCGAGCTGGTCATCACCCACAAGCAGTACGCCAGGGCCGCCAGCTTCGCCCGCGTGGCGCTCGCGCTGGTGGAGCGGCACGGCCTGGTCGCGGATGAGGCGAAGGTGTGCCTGCTCGTGGGCGTGACCCTCCTCCCCTGGGTCGAGCCGGCGCGCTCCCTCTACACCTTCCTCGAGCGGTGCCTTCGCGCGGGAAGGCGTGCGGGAGACGTGTTCTTCGTCTGCCTCGGGCTCTTCCACCGCTGCCTGCTGGCGCTGGCCGCGGGCGAACGGCTCGAAGAGGTCGAGCGCGCGGCGCGGGCCGCCGCCGATTTCACCCGCGGCGTCGGGAACGAGCCGCTGCTCATCTGTGCCGAAATCGACCAGCACTTCACCCAGGCGCTGCGCGGCCGCTCTCCGGCGCTCCCTCTCGAGCGGCTCGAGGAGGCGGCCCTCGCCGAGCGCGTGAGGCGCAACCCGCTGTTCGTCAGCTTCTGGTACCGCTTCCACCGGCTCGAGCTCCATCTCGTCCTGGGCAACCGCGCCGCAGCGCTCGCCGAGGCGCGACAGCTCTCCGGCCTCATCGTCTCCCAACGGGGCCAGTACCCTGAGGCCCATGCCGTCTTCATGGTCGCCCTGGCCCTGGCGGCCCATGGCGAGGAGGCCCCCGCGGAGGAGCAGGCACAGTTGAGGGCCGAGCTCGACGGCCATCACGCCTTCCTCAAGAACCTGGCGGCTTTCTGTCCAGCCAACTTCCTCGCCTTCGAGGCGCTGGTGACGGCAGAGGTCGCGCGGCTGCACGGACGTGCGGAGGAAGCCGGGGAGAACTACGAGCGGGCGCTCCGGGCCGCGCTTGCGAGCGGCTACGTCCACTATGCGGCGCTGGCAGGCGAGCTCGCCGCGAGCTTCTACCGTTCACGCGGCCTGCGCACCATCGCCGAGGCCTACCTGGAGGAGGCCTGGCGCGCCTACCAGGAGTGGGGCGCCGAGGCCAAGCTGCGCCAGCTCGAGCAGCTGCACCCCCGCCTGGAAGAGCGCCTGTCGCGCGTGCTCCCCCACCACCGGTACGCGGAGCCCGCGCAGCTCGACGCGCGCGCGATGGTGCACGCATCACAGGTCCTCTCCCAGGAGATCGTCCTGCCGCGGCTGCTGGAGAAGCTCCTGCGGAGCGCGCTCGAGCAGGCGGGCGCGGAGCGGGGCTACCTGCTGACGCTCGAAGCAGGCCGTCCCCTCGTGCGGGTGGCAGCGCAGCTGACGGAGTCCGGAATCCAGGTCTCCGTCTTCGGCGAGCCCGCCGCCCCCGGCGCCGAGCTCCCGGGCTCGCTCCTGTCGCACGTACAGAGGATGCGGCAGCCAGTGTTGCTCGACGATGCCTCACAGCCGAGCCCCTTCTCTTCGGACCCCTACTTCGCCTCGCTGCGTGTGCACTCGGTGCTCTGCATTCCACTCGTCCGGCAGGCCGACCTCGCCGGCATGCTGTACCTGGAGAACAACCAGCTCGCGGGGGCGTTCACGTCCGAGCGGATCCTCACCCTGGAGGTGCTGGCCGCACAGGCCGCCATCTCCCTCGAGAACGCCCGCCTCTACCAGGCGGCCGAGGAGGCCGTCCGCGTGCGCGACGACTTCCTGGCCATCGCCTCCCACGAGCTCAAGACCCCCATCACCGCCATGAAGCTCCAGGTGCAGTCCATCCGACGGGCGATGGACACGCGGGAGAATGGAGCGCACACGGAGGACCGGCTCGTCCCCCTGCTCAAGGCCTTCGAGCGCCATGTCAGCCGCCTGGCCTATCTGGCCGACGAGATGCTCGAGGTGTCACGAATCAAGGCGGGCACGCTGGCGCTGGCGCTGGAGGAGCTCGACCTGTCCCGCCTGGTGCGGGAGCAGGTGGACACCGTGGCGGAGCGCCTGAAGGCCGTGGGGTGTCCCGTGGAGCTCGAATTGGAGGAGACGGTCGTGGGGCGGTGGGACCGCATCCGCCTGGGGCGGCTCGTCAGCAGCCTGCTCCTCAATGCCATGAAGTTCGGCGCGGGCTGTCCCATCACCGTGCGCACACGCAGGACTGGCGACTTCGCGCGTCTCGAGGTGCAGGACCGCGGAGGCGGGGTGGACCGTGCCGACCAGGCGCGCATCTTCGAGCGGTTCGAGCAGGCGGCACCCGCGCACCACTATGGCGGGCTGGGCCTGGGGCTCTATCTCGCACGTGAGACGGTGCGCGCCCACGGCGGCACCATCTCCGTGGAGAGCGCGCTCGGCGCCGGCGCCACGTTCGTGGTGGACCTGCCCCTGAGTCCTCCGGGGCCGGCTGGACGTGGCCCCGCCGCTTGA
- a CDS encoding C39 family peptidase, translated as MSFSPVSSRRFGFPSVASPLAPARPATASPVAEQGRGPRAQPLDLSRDSFTPAGAAPGLEQLQALIGRSLREITQELRTLVDKAAQSPDASSFTPVSSQRAPVSLDPAAQQVEAPAEASDGMGPGTLSEKESVDTLHDEGVGHKPFGEVPYINQYHPAGEENGYSNGKANCGPTSMAMIARSLGYGSEMTDAELITHLNEVDGKMTGGTDVEAIGKMAEKMGLESEQRGPRADVDWIADQLKQGKLVVANGDVHSLGPNKDPNVKPSGHYVVVTGMDEQGNFLVKDPAQPEVNTVPPEELETFINKNPNGGYQFAIG; from the coding sequence ATGTCGTTCTCCCCCGTGTCGTCGCGTCGTTTCGGTTTCCCCTCCGTCGCCTCGCCCCTCGCCCCCGCCCGGCCGGCCACCGCCTCGCCCGTGGCGGAGCAGGGCCGCGGCCCGCGCGCCCAGCCGCTCGACCTGTCCCGGGACAGCTTCACGCCCGCGGGCGCCGCACCGGGCCTGGAGCAACTCCAGGCGCTGATTGGCAGGAGCCTGCGCGAGATTACGCAGGAGCTCCGCACCCTGGTCGACAAGGCCGCCCAGAGCCCCGACGCGTCGAGCTTCACGCCCGTGAGCTCCCAGCGGGCGCCGGTGAGCTTGGACCCGGCGGCGCAGCAGGTGGAGGCCCCCGCGGAGGCGAGCGACGGCATGGGGCCGGGCACCCTCTCCGAGAAGGAGAGCGTCGATACACTCCACGACGAGGGGGTGGGCCACAAGCCCTTCGGCGAGGTCCCGTACATCAACCAGTACCATCCCGCCGGGGAGGAGAACGGCTACAGCAACGGCAAGGCCAACTGCGGCCCCACCTCGATGGCGATGATTGCCCGCTCCCTCGGGTACGGGAGTGAGATGACGGATGCCGAGCTCATCACCCACCTGAACGAGGTCGACGGCAAGATGACGGGCGGCACGGACGTCGAGGCCATCGGCAAGATGGCGGAGAAGATGGGCCTGGAGTCGGAGCAGCGCGGGCCGCGCGCGGACGTGGACTGGATTGCCGACCAGCTCAAGCAGGGCAAGCTGGTGGTGGCCAACGGCGACGTCCACTCCCTGGGCCCCAACAAGGACCCCAACGTGAAGCCCTCCGGCCATTACGTGGTGGTGACGGGCATGGACGAGCAGGGCAACTTCCTCGTGAAGGACCCGGCGCAGCCCGAGGTCAACACCGTCCCGCCGGAGGAGCTGGAGACGTTCATCAACAAGAACCCCAACGGTGGCTACCAGTTCGCCATCGGGTAG
- a CDS encoding group II truncated hemoglobin gives MSDSGVKGDGATSPDSVPSLYAWAGGAEALARLTARFYERVRDDALLGPVFAQMSAAHPAHVALFLGEVLGGPARYSAEKGGHPEMIRHHLDRHLTEAQRRRWSELLLDTADELGLPADPEFRSAFVAYIEWGSRLAVINSQAGATVASDAPMPVWGWGVPGGPYRP, from the coding sequence GTGAGCGATTCCGGAGTCAAGGGCGATGGGGCCACGAGCCCTGACTCCGTGCCGTCGCTGTATGCGTGGGCCGGAGGTGCCGAGGCGCTCGCGCGGCTGACGGCCCGGTTCTACGAGCGCGTGCGCGATGACGCGCTCCTGGGCCCCGTCTTCGCTCAGATGTCCGCGGCGCATCCGGCCCACGTCGCCCTGTTCCTGGGCGAGGTGTTGGGCGGGCCCGCGCGCTACAGCGCCGAAAAGGGTGGCCATCCCGAGATGATTCGTCATCACCTCGACCGCCATCTGACGGAGGCGCAGCGTCGGCGCTGGTCGGAGCTGCTCCTGGACACCGCGGATGAGCTGGGGCTTCCAGCGGACCCCGAGTTCCGCTCGGCCTTCGTTGCCTACATCGAGTGGGGCTCTCGGCTCGCGGTCATCAACTCCCAGGCCGGAGCGACCGTCGCCTCCGATGCGCCCATGCCCGTGTGGGGGTGGGGAGTTCCCGGCGGTCCCTACCGTCCCTGA
- a CDS encoding putative quinol monooxygenase: MHLDVRRLTLLILVAAVATTGIAASTPQPKPTSNKERNMVVEYIRYEVPAERAQAFLDAYREAGEHLKASPHCLRYEVSRGVEEPSNFIVRIEWDSVEGHMKGFRGSAQFQKFFALVKPFFSDIKEMKHYNVESAGSRP; this comes from the coding sequence GTGCACCTCGACGTCCGTCGTCTGACCCTGCTAATCCTCGTGGCCGCCGTGGCCACGACGGGAATCGCCGCCTCGACACCTCAGCCCAAGCCCACCTCGAACAAGGAGCGGAACATGGTCGTGGAGTACATCCGATACGAAGTCCCCGCCGAGCGCGCGCAGGCCTTTCTCGATGCCTATCGCGAGGCGGGCGAGCACCTGAAAGCCTCGCCGCACTGCCTGCGCTACGAGGTGAGCCGGGGCGTCGAGGAGCCCAGCAACTTCATCGTCCGCATCGAGTGGGACTCCGTCGAGGGCCACATGAAGGGGTTTCGCGGAAGCGCCCAGTTCCAGAAGTTCTTCGCGCTCGTCAAGCCCTTCTTCTCCGACATCAAGGAGATGAAGCACTACAACGTCGAGAGCGCCGGGAGCCGTCCGTGA
- a CDS encoding AraC family transcriptional regulator: MTMDPLSAVLRGMHLSGSIYATWELRAPWGMDLPGGPFAAFHLVEEGGGWLRLGRDVHRLEAGELVVLFRGQAHQLTATRTSPAVPLGRLLARHAPVAGVHRAGGAGELARLVCGKFAPEGGQDLRMLRGLPPFVHLRREQLASLPTLRALLTSLAHEASSTAPGAATAAARITDALFVQVLRALVLDSGEAPPGWLAGLREPRLAEALHRLHTEPARAWSVAELATQVGMSRTRFATLFQQRIGQPPMTYLANLRLELVAQRLRDSEESIAEIAHAAGFASQTGLNRAFRRRFHQPPSAFRRATRGGA; the protein is encoded by the coding sequence ATGACGATGGACCCACTGTCGGCGGTGCTTCGCGGGATGCACCTGAGCGGAAGCATCTACGCCACCTGGGAGCTGCGCGCGCCTTGGGGCATGGACCTGCCTGGCGGCCCCTTCGCCGCGTTTCATCTGGTGGAAGAGGGGGGTGGCTGGTTGCGGCTCGGTCGCGACGTCCACCGGCTGGAGGCCGGCGAGCTGGTGGTGCTCTTCAGGGGCCAGGCCCACCAGCTGACCGCCACGAGGACCTCCCCCGCCGTCCCGCTGGGGCGCCTGCTCGCGCGGCACGCGCCCGTGGCGGGCGTTCATCGCGCCGGAGGCGCGGGAGAGCTGGCCCGCCTGGTGTGCGGCAAGTTCGCCCCGGAGGGTGGCCAGGACCTCCGCATGCTGCGCGGGCTTCCCCCGTTCGTTCACCTGAGGCGCGAGCAGCTGGCGTCTCTTCCCACGCTTCGCGCGCTGCTCACCTCACTCGCCCATGAAGCGTCGTCCACCGCCCCCGGAGCCGCCACGGCCGCCGCGCGCATCACCGACGCGCTCTTCGTGCAGGTGCTGCGCGCCCTGGTGCTCGACTCGGGGGAGGCTCCACCGGGCTGGCTGGCCGGGCTGCGGGAGCCTCGACTGGCGGAAGCGCTTCATCGGCTTCACACGGAGCCGGCGCGGGCCTGGTCTGTCGCGGAGCTGGCCACCCAGGTGGGGATGTCCCGCACGCGCTTCGCCACGCTCTTCCAGCAGCGCATCGGGCAGCCCCCGATGACCTACCTGGCGAACCTCCGCCTGGAGCTGGTCGCGCAACGGCTGCGGGACAGCGAGGAGTCCATCGCCGAGATTGCACACGCGGCTGGCTTCGCGAGCCAGACGGGTCTGAACCGTGCGTTTCGCCGTCGCTTCCACCAGCCGCCCTCGGCCTTCCGTCGCGCCACCCGGGGAGGCGCATGA
- a CDS encoding carboxymuconolactone decarboxylase family protein, producing the protein MAETREKDHMKLPDTFRGVTARYPQVASAFQALGDAIHAAGPLSERERRLVKLAIAVGARLEGGVHSNARKCLYTGMQPDEVRQVALLALTTIGFPSMVAALTWVEDVIGSAKTGDQDAAAAPEEP; encoded by the coding sequence ATGGCCGAGACTCGTGAGAAAGACCACATGAAGCTCCCGGACACCTTCCGGGGAGTCACCGCGCGCTACCCGCAGGTGGCCAGCGCCTTCCAGGCACTCGGGGATGCCATCCACGCGGCAGGCCCGCTGTCCGAGCGCGAGCGGCGCCTGGTGAAGCTCGCCATCGCCGTCGGCGCGCGACTCGAGGGCGGTGTCCACAGCAACGCGCGCAAGTGCCTCTACACGGGCATGCAGCCGGACGAGGTCCGGCAGGTGGCGCTGCTCGCGCTCACCACCATCGGCTTTCCGTCCATGGTGGCGGCGCTCACCTGGGTTGAGGACGTCATCGGGTCCGCGAAGACGGGCGACCAGGACGCAGCCGCCGCCCCCGAGGAACCCTGA